tccttatgccatttcggacatttcctgaaaatttcatcaaaatccgtccataactttatGAGTTATGTTgataacaaactaactaacaaaccctgccgatcacataacctccttggcggaggtaataaagcAAAATACTCAGACAAATTGACAGGGTTAGTTGGTCCACATGACATATCATAAaatacacttttgaaagtgttaaatattttaaaatatgacaaagcaacacaacacaatgcatactgatgaagaatatgatggagaatcattctctctctatgtgctGCTGCGTAGTCaatagaggtggaaaaagtacgaGAGTAttgtattcaagtaaaagtaaatttatCATTATAAAGTACTTAAGTAGAagaaaagtactgatttcaaaatgtactagATAAAGTATAAgtacccccccaaaaaatcaagGTAGTCTGAGTAAATGCAacccgttttttttttccacccctGCTTTTGATGAGGACAGATTGGATTACATTCGAtaaatactttattaatcccaaaGAATATTAGAATTAAAGTAGGCTAACAGCcctttacaccactttccacattattaagcaaatgacatttttctcttattttcctaaatattaatgcaaatgacagagtatttttcaagtcatcagccgttagagcataattcaaatgtttttgaacaaacttcatgataaccattattaaaaaaaaaaaaaaaacctcaaaattcactgtttcacattattaaacacaacaaagttttaaaagattttattggttgtaaagaactgaaaatggtcatttgttgaatttgcagcattaggaggtcatattcactgaaatcaaagctatttcaatcaaaaacatctcagcagacCAAggtacatgttaacataggagcccttctttgatatcaccttcataATTCTtacatccattgaacttgtttatttttgaagagtttctgcttgaatttctttgcagggtGTCAggatatcctcccagagctgctgttttaatgtgaaCTGCTTCCCAGCCTCATAGATCTTCAGCTTGAGGAcactccaaaggttctcagtagggttgaggtcaggggaggatgggggccacaccataagtttctctccttttatgcccatagcagccaatgacacagaggtattctttacagcatgagatggtgcgttgtcatgcatgaagatattttgctacagaaggaactgctcttcttctttttttttttttttgacccatggaagaaagtggtcagtcagaaactctatatactttgctgaggtcattttcacaccttcagggaccctaaaggggcctaccagctgtctcctcatgaatccggcccaaaacatgactccgccccctccttgctgacatcacagccttatttagacatggtggccatccaccaaccatccactactcctccatctggaccatccagggttgcatggcactcatcagtcaacaagactgtttgaaaatgaatcttcatgtatttctggcccactgcaaccgtttctgcttgtgagcactggttaggggggggctgaatagtaggtttatacatgactgcaagcctctggagaatcctacaccttgaggttggtgggactccagaggcaccagcagcttcaaatacctgtttgctgctttgtaatggcattttagcagcctTTCTCTTAAcctgatgtatttgtctgtcagaaaccttccttattatgcctttatctgcaggaacccgtctgtgctctgaatcagccacagattccttcacagtatgatgatcacaattaatttttcatgagatatctaatgttttcattccttctcCAGGGCaatgcactatttgaggcttttcggcagcagacagatcctttttctttcctatattgcttgaaacctgtggcctgcttaataatgtggaacagcgCATTTTGaggtttgtatttaaaaagaaaaatgcttatcattatgaagtttgttcaaaaacattttaattatggtctaacggctgatgacttgaaaaatactctgactgtcatttacattaatatttagaaaaataagagaaaaatgtcatttgcttgaTAATGTGGAAATCGATGTATGGTTGTCATCCCCAAAAGTATATATTTTATTGTTAGATGTGtctatatttttttacattagatATTTATCATATATGAGTATATATATTTGATGTGAAATAAGAATAAATAGTACATCTAGTGACTTTTCTCTCTCATCTTAAATTTTCTGGTAAGttaaagtaaagtaagtaaaagactttgtttttttgatcAAAGCAGCATGTATTGTCACCACTTGTGTAGTGGATCATCCAAAGTTTTGTAATAGCCAATAAAGGTTTTCTTTGTTCTATTAAGaatgacaaaagaaaacaattttgAACCAAATTACTCAGCAGATACCAAGTCATCAATTTGAATTTCTGTGAAAAGTTTGCTTGTTGATGTGtgcattgtttcttttttgacacttgtaGAACAGTATTTAGATATGCACAACCTCTACCAATCTAAAATATAATGCTACAGACGATAATCTGTGTCAAATATAGGCTACTGTGTTATGATACATTTAACCATCGTGCTTaaacagtgttttctttttcatctgcTCTGTAGTCTGCACCGAGCACAATCTCACCACAAGATGGTGCTCTCTCCTCAGTAAACACTCTTCATTGATGCCGTTCAcacaaaaagcaaaacaaatctCTGACATTTGGTTCCTAATTCTTTTTTCACTGGCTGTTGAGATGACAACTTGTCTCCGTTCATTGGGGCCTGGTGAGAAAGCAGTACTTCTCTGAATCAAATGTGTTTCTTATTTACTTGGATAAATCTAGACTTTTGCGATGTGTGTGGTCCCTATACATGTAGTATTTCTTTCACCACAACGATATTCCATTGtaagaaaagtttaaaagtagcTTTCCAAGGAGAGTCATAACTCATCCTTGAGTCTTTTATTAGTAATCTTCCACAGTACTTATCAGCTTCTCACAGGAAGTTGAAgtaatttaaagtgtttatcaCTGTTGGGTTGTCTGTTTCACGTACTAACTCTAAATTTTTCCATTACACGTAACTCAAGTCCTGATTCGAGTCTATTTTTTCCTAGATGAGTTTGGATAGTACTATTTTAGCTTAAGGAGATCCTAAAATAAATGTCACTCATTCCCCAGACACTGAGCTTTTATTCCAACAATGTGCCCCCAATTGTCAAAGCGGGAACATATGAGTCATGAAATAcagtcacattttaaacatctcAGTAAATGTGTACCAACTGCTATGTTGTCCCCATGGAAAACGGGTGAAAACATATCACACAGGCCTcgagataaaatgaaaaacaggttatgaaaatacaaaaaaagaacatgaaGCAGCATTTCgattttaatcacttttgaattacataaaaacatgcaataaaaTTGAGTTGTTGCCTTTGAATTCAGCTTAAACAGTACCCCAACATCTGCATCTGAACTTCAAAATTATGTATGAAGCATTTAAATAATTGAATAAAACAGCTTCCTTTAgtctaaactttaaaatatgtgttgaaagctttatttctttattttacagaaTTCATCACAGTGGAAAGCAATGAGACGGAATCTCAAAGAAATCCCACAACTCAACCAGTCCACCTTAAAAGAAACTATTACAATCTAtcttaaaagttaaagttaaggGGGGCTTGGTCAAGTTCTATGAGTGACGTATCCGCCGCTGATTGGCTGTGTCCCCGAGCTTGGTTGGTATGCAAATGAGAGGGGTGGGCTCGTGGAAACGAGTAGGTGACGTCAGTTCCCCCGTTCGCAGAGAGCGAAACAAACATGGCGATAGAGTCGAGTGGACAGAGGTTTACGCTAACTTTATTcgtgttttcttgtgttttagcGGGCAGGGAGGCCGAGGCGGCCCCTTCGGAGCCAAGAATCCCCCCTCGGATACTCGGCTTCAGGTTGGAAAAGAGCGACACGCCGGCAGAGACCACGGAGAGAGGGGTTATTCAGGTGACCGAGGGAAGCGATACCCTCTTCAGGTTTTATGGGCTTCACTTGTCCCCCGACAGCTCGAAGATTATCGGCTTCACGGAACTTTACTCCAGTGATAAAGAGGATGACGCTTTCGACGCCATCATTGTCCCCTACAATAGGACTTGCCCCGAAATCACGAAGGATGTAGTAGTGAAGGGGTCCATGGATGTACGGAACCAGAACACCTCCGGGATTGTCAGCCTCCAGATCAAGCAGCTCCGTAAGAGCGAGATGGTCAAGGTGTTTGGTTTGTGCCTCCAGGACCCCCAGGACAAGGAGTGGTATCTGTTGGACGACAGAGACGGCAGACTGCGTgtggtggaggagaagaagtCCCTTCTGCCCATATGGCTACAGGTGATCCTCATCTCCTTCCTGCTCGTGCTGTCTGGCATGTTTAGCGGGCTCAACCTGGGTCTGATGGCGCTGGACCCGATGGAGCTGCGCATCGTGCAGAGCTGTGGCACCGAGAAGGAGAAGAAGTACGCGCGGAAGATCGAGCCCATCCGCAGGAAAGGTAACTACCTGCTGTGTTCGCTGCTCCTCGGTAACGTCCTAGTCAACACCACCCTCACCATCCTTCTGGACGACCTGATCGGCTCCGGGCTGGGCGCTGTGGTCGCCTCCACAGTGGGCATCGTTATTTTCGGGGAGATTGTCCCACAGGCTCTGTGCTCCCGTCACGGCCTGGCTGTTGGGGCGAACACCATCCTTGTCACAAAGTTGTTTATGTTGTTAACTTTCCCCCTCTCGTGGCCCATCAGTAAGATCCTGGACTGCGTACTGGGTCAGGAGATCGGCACCGTTTATAATCGTGAGAAGCTGGTGGAGATGCTGAAAGTGACCGAGCCGTACAACGACTTAGTGAAGGAGGAGCTCAACATGATCCAGGGTGCACTCGAGCTTAGGACCAAAACAGTGGAGGATGTCATGACCCCCATCAGTAACTGCTTCATGATCCACAGCGACGCTGTGTTGGACTTCAACACCATGTCAGAGATCATGGAGAGTGGATACACCAGGATACCTGTGTACGAGGATGAGCGGTCCAACATCGTGGACATCCTCTTTGTCAAGGACCTGGCCTTCGTGGACCCGGACGACTGCACTACTCTCAAGACCATTACCAAGTTCTACAACCATCCAGTCCACTTTGTGTTTCACGACACCAAGCTGGACTCCATGCTGGAGGAGTTCAAGAAAGGTTTGTGCAAAACTTTGACTTctgaaaatctttcagtgatAGGCAGCAGAGATTTATGACATGGAGAGGTCAAGTGGAACCTATTTATCTCCAAGCATGAAGTCAAACCAACCTTCCATAAAATACACTGTCCAAGGTTTTGTGATTATTGTTTGTAGTGGTGCTGGCCTACTCAAAAAAATCCTTTCATAAGCCATACACTTgccagttaaaaaataaatatcttcctctaaaatatgcaaaaaagcaaTCAAATTTCAGGCACCAATAATTCTGTCTAAAATAGTTTCTTTTCTCAAAATTAATaatcaacaaacaaaaatatttgtcattttatgaCTTAGGCAGAAGAAAGGAAATCATTGCATTTCAAAAGCAcaaaactttaactttttaagtttttaagtgttttcGAAAGTTGTATGTGTTTTAATAACAATTTCCAAACAATTTAAATACCTGTTTTGACACCAtgttaacaaaaatagaagttaaAAGCACCCAGTAATGTACTGGCTCCCTACCTGAGGTCCAGGGCCCCCTAGAGGGCTGCTACCAATCTCAGGGAGGGTGCAAGACTCTATTATTAAGACTGTGGCAAAACACCTATTAAGTCATTaacaatgaaacaattaaagtGTATGTTGGTTATTGATGCAGTCATGCAGCTTCTCTCAAGTAGGGCTGCTCCAAGTGCAACAGGTTAGGAATAATGAGTAACTTCTTGTAGTCAGCAAACTTCTGCACATTGTTGAAGCTAGTGGATGTATGGATGTGGATAGGCACACCATATCCATATCCATATCCATACAAAATAGCCTTGTATGGATGtggccttgccacaccatttgagaaccactggtctaagcTGCACAGATATGTTGGCAATGTTTTGGTGCCAAAAATGAAATGGAGCAGCTCAGACAGTGCTGTGTCCTTTCCCTGCATCATCTTCAAGTTAAATATGACTGAAGGTCAGTAGTTTTGTTAGAGCTATGGTACATTTTGATACTATTTATTAGAACTATTGGCATAGGAGCAATCAAAGCATTGAACACTTGGCAGCCTTTGTAAGGTCAAATCCAAGTTGATTTATACAGCTGACCAAAGCCCAGCACAGGCTGTAAATGCaatatcaatgaaaacaaacaataacaaaaagaacaataaaacagtaaaattacaCAGTAAATACATGATAAACAAGGATGCAATAATATATTTAATGCCTTGATTTCAAGCTGCACATGAATGAAAAGACAACACAACAAGGTTTagcagttatttaaaaaaattcaaggggGCAAGCAGTTTCAATACAgcaataaacaacaataaagatCTGTCACCCCAGGTTATGAGTCTGGATCTTGGTTCATCCAAGAGAATCTGGTGTGTTGACCTCTATTATATTCTGACCTGAGCATGTTGACATCTGcttaaaattagattaaacaatTATTCAGTTACAATAAGTTGtttcatcatcattatttaaGTAAACCTTCATTTAATCATCGAATACTAAGGACTCTTGCTGTTTTCAttgccaaaatcccaacataataggcGTACATACACTTGTTCTTCAACAGATCTACGATGAACTATTCATTATTATAACAGTGTACTAGGACCACTCTTGAAAAGATAATAATAAAGAGGATTTTCAAGAAAACCAACAAAATTCTTtagttttaaaagttgcaaagttacaaaaaaaacagaattatttttatttttaaatttgtaaatatctgttAACTGACAGAATCCTGTGCACCAGGACCCCGGATTGGGAAACACTGGCCTacagttttcatgttgtttgcAATTGTTCAGAAAAGCACCTGATTGTCTCCTTTGCTGTTAAcccaaactttttaaaacacacgGTTTAACAGGAATATCAACAATACAGGAATACAGGTATCAAGGTTAGTTTATAGTTAAAGGTGTGCCAGATCAACCAGCagattaaatacatttttccatACAGAATATTTAACCAGttgtttcttttaaacaaaGGTTAATATaacaaaacagcagcatcaGTGATGCAGGGGTTCTAAACAACCCTTGTTCTCAGCATATTAGagagcatgtttgtttttacatgaCCCAACAACCCTCATTGGAATTTACAGTACATTAATTTCACTTTGCAGTTTTAATAACTTGCTATTATGATGGCAGGATGATTTTCCCCCTCATACTGTGCAAACCTACTGTCTTACAATGAATCAGACATTATACGCCTGTGTGTGCATCAAGTCTTTTATTAGGAGGCAGCGTCTGTCTGCCAGACTCCCTCGTGTTCTGAGTGTTTGATATCAAAGATGTGTTAGTTTTAGATTTCAAGCTGCTGTTGGACTGGAAGTACTTTCTCTTACAGAGGAGAGCCACTGAAACGAGTCGCCATCTTTTAGTACAGTGAGCGCAGAGACACTATTAAGgatctttaaataaaaagatcGTTTAGTTCGAACAGTTAAAGAGTAAGCAGCACCAAACCACATAAGGAATTACTGTGTTGTTGAAGGTGCCAGCTCAGTCACGTTTGTGATATCTAAAACACTTCCCACTTTtgcttctcttttctttaaCACACACTTGCatagaaaaaacacacacatgttcATACTCCCTTTCTCAGGAGGATGCACTCTCACTGACGCCATCCCCCGCAGGGATGTATTTTTCCTTTCTCAGGCATCTCGTCTCAAGGTCACAGACAGTagagacatgcacacacacttgCTGT
The Cheilinus undulatus linkage group 5, ASM1832078v1, whole genome shotgun sequence DNA segment above includes these coding regions:
- the LOC121510459 gene encoding metal transporter CNNM4, whose protein sequence is MAIESSGQRFTLTLFVFSCVLAGREAEAAPSEPRIPPRILGFRLEKSDTPAETTERGVIQVTEGSDTLFRFYGLHLSPDSSKIIGFTELYSSDKEDDAFDAIIVPYNRTCPEITKDVVVKGSMDVRNQNTSGIVSLQIKQLRKSEMVKVFGLCLQDPQDKEWYLLDDRDGRLRVVEEKKSLLPIWLQVILISFLLVLSGMFSGLNLGLMALDPMELRIVQSCGTEKEKKYARKIEPIRRKGNYLLCSLLLGNVLVNTTLTILLDDLIGSGLGAVVASTVGIVIFGEIVPQALCSRHGLAVGANTILVTKLFMLLTFPLSWPISKILDCVLGQEIGTVYNREKLVEMLKVTEPYNDLVKEELNMIQGALELRTKTVEDVMTPISNCFMIHSDAVLDFNTMSEIMESGYTRIPVYEDERSNIVDILFVKDLAFVDPDDCTTLKTITKFYNHPVHFVFHDTKLDSMLEEFKKGKSHLAIVQKVNNEGEGDPFYEVLGLVTLEDVIEEIIKSEILDESDLYTDNRTRKKVAPNKNKRDFSAFKHESESKVKVSPQLLLAAHRFLATEVSLFNPSQISDKVLLRILRHPDVIQEIKFNDNDKRSTHHYIYQRGKPVDYFVLILQGRVEVEAGNENMKFETGPFSFYGVMALSAPTLEFRSPSHLSGLNRTASLSGADRTESISVSGSNSQLNNSMPSQQYTPDFYVRALTDLQFVKITRAQYQNGLMASRLDSTPQSPESGHNMARLDQTTPPSTMANIPITDLGVDSTPTENGPDETTLLLLNEQNSPHTANHHSQLENSI